One genomic window of Motacilla alba alba isolate MOTALB_02 chromosome 1, Motacilla_alba_V1.0_pri, whole genome shotgun sequence includes the following:
- the LOC119702053 gene encoding splicing factor, proline- and glutamine-rich-like: MGAAAPWVCRWAHPGVPEAARPVTAAAESSAPGRTCPAPPPPALRAGPDPEALLHRRLAGAGPGPGEFPTCSWGAGEPRCRLPESPGSRGTAAPLPRHGRLLPATPHLPRLQTWPSPGRWRGPGAGQGHPRPLPAPAQYEQLQTSLVEGTVSLEEEEPFKTPWRLLAGASRGHWPIYLLIQ; this comes from the exons ATGGGCGCAGCAGCTCCATGGGTGTGCCGCTGGGCTCATCCCGGCGTGCCTGAGGCCGCCCGCCCTGTAACAGCAGCCGCGGAGAGCAGCGCCCCCGGCCGCacctgcccggccccgccgcccccggctCTCCGGGCCGGGCCAGATCCTGAGGCCCTGTTACACCGAAGGCTCGCTGGGGCCGGGCCAGGGCCCGGGGAGTTCCCTACCTGCTCCTGGGGAGCGGGGGAGCCCCGCTGCCGCCTCCCAGAGAGCCCCGGCAGCCGAGGGACCGCGGCGCCGCTGCCCCGGCACGGGCGGCTCCTCCCGGCGACGCCTCACCTTCCCCGCCTGCAAACCTGGCCGTCCCCAGGACGGTGGCGTGGCCCCGGCGCAGGGCAAGGCCACccccgtcccctccccgccccggcGCAG tacGAGCAGCTGCAAACCTCCCTAGTTGAAGGGACCGTGTCGCTGGAAGAGGAAGAGCCCTTCAAGACTCCGTGGAGGCTGTTGGCAGGAGCATCTCGGGGACATTGGCCGATTTATTTGCTTATTCAGTAG